One window of Flavobacterium ammonificans genomic DNA carries:
- a CDS encoding nucleoside phosphorylase has protein sequence MIASSELILNPDGSVYHLNLKPENIAHDIIFVGDPDRVEKITQFFDSIEFSIQKREFKTQTGIYKGKRLTVLSTGIGPDNIDIVLNELDALVNIDLNTRQPKENLTSLNIIRIGTSGSIQADIPVDSFVLSQFGIGLDNMLRSYIVDEVTHKDIEEAFITQTEWNLQKGRPYAIACSEVLKKRIESNQMHKGITCTVGGFYGPQGRVLRLPIQDSDLNSKMDHFQFNGNRITNLEMETTAIYGLSALLGHHALSLNAIIANRATGTFSEDPTKAVDELIAYTLDKLAN, from the coding sequence ATGATTGCATCATCAGAATTGATATTAAATCCAGACGGAAGTGTGTATCACTTGAATCTGAAACCGGAAAACATTGCCCACGATATTATTTTTGTTGGTGATCCTGATCGTGTAGAAAAAATTACACAATTCTTTGATAGCATCGAATTTTCAATTCAAAAAAGAGAATTCAAAACCCAAACAGGAATCTATAAAGGAAAACGATTAACAGTCCTTTCAACCGGAATTGGTCCCGATAATATTGATATTGTCTTGAACGAATTGGACGCTTTGGTTAATATTGATTTAAACACGCGTCAACCTAAGGAAAACTTAACTTCTTTAAATATAATCCGAATTGGTACCTCAGGTTCAATTCAAGCCGATATCCCAGTTGATAGTTTTGTATTATCTCAATTCGGAATTGGTTTAGACAATATGTTACGTTCGTATATAGTTGACGAGGTTACACATAAAGACATTGAAGAGGCTTTTATTACTCAAACCGAATGGAACCTGCAAAAAGGTCGCCCTTATGCGATTGCGTGTTCTGAAGTTTTAAAAAAAAGAATTGAAAGCAACCAAATGCATAAAGGTATTACTTGTACTGTTGGTGGATTTTACGGTCCACAAGGACGTGTTTTGCGATTACCAATTCAGGATAGCGATTTGAATTCTAAAATGGATCATTTTCAATTTAACGGCAATCGAATTACCAATCTCGAAATGGAAACGACTGCTATATATGGACTTTCGGCCTTGTTAGGTCATCATGCTTTGTCATTGAATGCGATAATTGCCAATAGAGCGACAGGGACTTTTAGCGAAGATCCTACCAAAGCTGTGGATGAATTGATTGCCTATACTTTAGATAAATTAGCTAATTAA
- a CDS encoding GNAT family N-acetyltransferase → MNLIIETERLLIRPFERSDAESLFEMDKNPNVHKYLWKKPVENIDEIYAYIEMVQKQYSERGIGRFSTILKESKELIGWTGIKFVNDHVENGNTNFYDYGYRLNEKFWNKGYASEATKAWFEYGFNQMKIKEMNAYTHTENGASNHILEKNGMHLIEEYIAEDGINWKWWQMINPTF, encoded by the coding sequence ATGAATTTAATTATTGAAACAGAGCGCCTTTTAATACGCCCATTTGAAAGATCTGATGCTGAATCACTATTTGAAATGGACAAAAATCCAAACGTACATAAATATTTATGGAAAAAACCAGTCGAAAATATAGATGAAATATATGCCTATATTGAAATGGTTCAAAAACAATATTCTGAAAGGGGAATTGGTCGATTTTCTACCATTTTAAAAGAATCAAAGGAGTTAATAGGTTGGACAGGTATAAAATTTGTAAATGATCATGTGGAAAATGGGAATACAAATTTTTACGATTATGGTTATCGTTTAAATGAAAAATTTTGGAACAAAGGGTATGCTTCTGAAGCAACAAAAGCTTGGTTTGAATATGGTTTCAATCAAATGAAAATTAAAGAAATGAATGCATATACTCATACAGAGAATGGTGCTTCTAATCATATTTTAGAAAAAAACGGGATGCATCTTATAGAAGAATATATAGCTGAGGATGGCATTAATTGGAAATGGTGGCAAATGATTAATCCCACTTTTTAA
- a CDS encoding substrate-binding domain-containing protein, which produces MNQVKIVGVPEHFNLPWHLCLENGEFEKENIDLQWTDVPEGTGKMCQMLRDGSTDIAVILTEGIIKDIVGGNPSKIVQIYVESPLIWGIHVGAQSNHQSLTDLEKTKAAISRLGSGSQLMAYVNAKNQGWNTNELQFEIVNTIDGAVTALTDGTADYFMWEHFMTKPLVDNGVFRRLGDCPTPWPCFVIAVREVVLAKQPEIITKLLEIINTKTRIFKAIPDIDKQLAKTYNQKIEDIKEWLRLTEWSQEKIDAVLLDRIQNQLVELNIINSKSDSISWESI; this is translated from the coding sequence ATGAATCAAGTAAAAATTGTTGGCGTTCCGGAACATTTCAATTTACCTTGGCATCTTTGTCTTGAAAATGGCGAATTTGAAAAGGAAAATATCGATTTACAATGGACTGATGTGCCTGAAGGAACTGGAAAAATGTGTCAAATGCTTCGCGATGGAAGTACTGATATTGCGGTAATTTTAACCGAAGGAATCATTAAAGATATTGTTGGTGGAAATCCATCTAAGATTGTGCAAATTTATGTTGAATCACCTTTAATTTGGGGAATTCATGTTGGAGCTCAATCCAATCATCAATCGCTTACCGATTTAGAGAAAACAAAAGCTGCCATTTCACGTCTTGGTTCTGGCTCTCAATTAATGGCTTATGTCAATGCCAAAAATCAAGGTTGGAACACTAACGAATTGCAATTTGAAATTGTCAATACTATTGATGGTGCGGTAACTGCTTTGACTGATGGAACAGCCGATTATTTTATGTGGGAACATTTTATGACAAAACCATTGGTAGATAACGGCGTTTTTAGACGCTTAGGCGACTGCCCTACTCCTTGGCCTTGTTTTGTTATTGCCGTTCGCGAAGTAGTATTAGCTAAACAACCAGAAATAATTACAAAGCTTCTTGAAATAATTAATACCAAAACACGAATTTTCAAAGCCATTCCTGATATTGATAAGCAATTAGCAAAAACCTATAACCAAAAAATTGAAGACATCAAAGAATGGTTAAGGCTAACTGAATGGTCGCAAGAAAAAATAGATGCAGTCCTACTTGACCGTATTCAAAACCAATTGGTAGAATTAAACATTATAAATTCAAAATCTGATTCAATTAGTTGGGAATCGATTTAG
- a CDS encoding serine hydrolase, producing the protein MKSNKFTNFKYFLLILPILFSSCIVSKNSVEDDPLDLVLKSNNPKIKAVMDNVNEHELQIIYTQIKRASDGTISFKDYQYNVNAKNYFYPASTVKFPIAVLALEKLNSIAPLSDSINFCYKPNGTKINFKKEISKLFALSDNEASNNLLEFIGFDYLNSKMHNKGLSPFSVSHRLSVANSGNKQTSTIYLFKGDSLIAELPSVTGRKVDALQLNLIKKGIGYIENDAQVMGAFDFSSKNYYPLITLHNTLKRLLFPNKFQLNERFNLNEKDREFILSSMYQLPREQGFDSKEFYDSYCKFLIFGDTKDKIDSTIKIYNKIGQAYGTLTDCAYIIDEKAGVEFMVTATLLVNKNKIFNDGIYEYEEIGIPFLAELGRQLYTKSIPN; encoded by the coding sequence ATGAAATCTAATAAATTTACGAATTTCAAATACTTTCTTTTAATACTTCCTATACTTTTTTCTAGTTGTATTGTTTCAAAGAATAGTGTAGAGGATGATCCATTAGATTTGGTTTTGAAATCCAATAATCCAAAAATTAAAGCAGTTATGGATAATGTAAACGAACATGAACTGCAGATTATTTATACCCAAATTAAAAGAGCTTCAGATGGTACAATTTCATTTAAAGATTACCAATATAATGTGAATGCTAAAAATTATTTTTATCCAGCGAGTACTGTTAAGTTTCCAATTGCCGTGTTAGCACTTGAAAAATTAAATTCTATTGCTCCTCTCTCGGATAGTATTAATTTTTGCTACAAACCAAATGGAACCAAAATAAATTTTAAGAAAGAAATTTCAAAACTGTTTGCTTTAAGTGATAATGAGGCAAGTAATAATTTATTGGAATTTATTGGATTTGATTATTTAAACTCTAAAATGCACAACAAAGGTTTGTCGCCATTCTCAGTGAGTCACCGATTGTCTGTTGCAAATTCTGGTAACAAACAAACTTCAACCATCTATTTGTTTAAAGGAGATAGCTTAATTGCTGAATTACCTTCAGTAACAGGAAGAAAAGTGGATGCTTTACAGCTGAATTTAATTAAAAAAGGGATTGGTTATATTGAAAATGATGCTCAAGTGATGGGTGCTTTCGATTTTTCTTCAAAAAACTATTATCCATTAATTACATTGCATAACACTCTTAAACGACTTTTATTCCCAAATAAATTTCAACTTAATGAACGTTTTAATTTGAATGAAAAAGACCGTGAATTTATTTTATCTTCTATGTATCAATTACCGAGAGAGCAAGGTTTTGATTCGAAAGAGTTTTATGATAGTTATTGTAAATTTTTAATTTTTGGAGATACAAAGGACAAAATTGATTCTACTATTAAAATTTATAATAAAATTGGTCAGGCTTATGGAACTTTGACCGATTGTGCTTACATCATTGATGAGAAAGCGGGAGTTGAATTCATGGTAACTGCTACATTATTAGTCAATAAAAATAAAATTTTCAATGATGGAATTTACGAATATGAAGAAATCGGAATTCCATTTTTAGCAGAACTAGGAAGACAATTGTATACTAAATCGATTCCCAACTAA
- a CDS encoding DUF3784 domain-containing protein, protein MFVALIKQLAVILEKMIVPIIILSLIFIGISFLINQNNAKDLLSGYNTMSDVEKQNFDIATYVPYFKKFNLFLGLSLFLISIFILYLVNSDWSGIFMGTYPIFCYTYFIWKSNQFYLQKTKKQNIITSVLIIFMITILGLILFEFNNTLNDNEIKIGNNKLEITGDYGCEIDLKNIESITLENKIPEISSKTNGAALEITKKGYFNTKENQNVKLLINSNKKPIILITTKDKKKIFYSAKEKSNKEIYNDIIKKIN, encoded by the coding sequence ATGTTTGTTGCACTAATAAAACAGTTGGCAGTAATTTTAGAAAAAATGATAGTACCGATAATAATCTTAAGTTTGATATTCATAGGAATATCTTTTTTAATTAATCAGAATAACGCGAAAGATTTACTTTCGGGTTATAACACAATGAGCGATGTAGAAAAACAAAACTTTGACATTGCCACATATGTTCCATATTTCAAAAAATTTAATTTATTTCTTGGATTATCATTATTTTTAATTTCAATATTCATATTGTATTTAGTAAATTCAGATTGGAGTGGAATTTTTATGGGAACATATCCAATATTTTGTTACACCTATTTTATATGGAAAAGCAATCAATTTTACTTACAAAAAACTAAAAAACAAAATATCATTACATCTGTTTTAATCATTTTTATGATTACTATATTGGGGCTAATTCTTTTTGAGTTTAACAATACTCTAAACGATAACGAAATAAAAATTGGAAATAATAAATTGGAAATAACGGGGGATTATGGTTGCGAAATAGATTTGAAAAATATAGAATCAATCACTTTAGAAAATAAAATTCCAGAAATAAGCTCAAAAACAAATGGAGCGGCTCTTGAAATTACTAAAAAAGGATATTTCAATACAAAAGAAAATCAAAATGTAAAACTTTTGATTAATTCAAATAAAAAACCAATAATATTAATAACAACAAAAGATAAAAAAAAGATTTTTTATTCAGCAAAAGAGAAATCTAACAAAGAAATTTACAATGATATAATTAAAAAGATAAACTAA
- a CDS encoding ABC transporter ATP-binding protein yields the protein MPRFKENDLPKSKITLSALQKAKLIFQFSGKHLWKFYVGLFFLLLTGGTALAFPKLMGLLVDCVNNKETAQANFIALSLLGILFMQSIFSFFRLSLFVNFTENTLANLRLALYSNLVKLPMSFFSQKRVGELNSRISSDITQIQDTLTSTIAEFLRQFILIIGGIALLATESFKLTLLMLSVVPLVAVAAVIFGRFIRSYSKKVQDKVAESQVIVEETMQGISIVKAFANEWYEIARYKTQIKEVIQIAIKGGKYRGYFASFIIFCLFGAIVAVVWYGVQLSIAGEMSVGQLISFVLYSTFVGASFGGIAELYAQIQKAIGATERVFELLDETPEKIQGTTAHQSIEKIKGNVNFKNVAFKYPSRKEMEVLKDVSFTAQFGQKIAIVGPSGAGKSTIASLLLRFYSIAEGSIEIDNKNIYDYDLEQLRGNMSIVPQDVILFGGTIRENIAYGKPNATEEEILAAAQQANAYNFIESFPEKLDTIVGERGVKLSGGQRQRIAIARALLKNPSILILDEATSSLDSESEKLVQEALEILMEGRTSIIIAHRLSTIRSADQILVLDKGIIAEKGTHQELIALDNGIYKNLSNLQFSNS from the coding sequence ATGCCACGATTTAAAGAAAACGATTTGCCAAAATCAAAAATTACCTTAAGCGCCCTTCAAAAAGCAAAACTCATATTTCAATTTTCAGGGAAACACCTTTGGAAGTTTTATGTAGGTTTATTTTTCTTATTGCTAACTGGAGGTACCGCTTTGGCTTTCCCAAAATTAATGGGATTACTCGTAGATTGTGTCAATAATAAAGAAACTGCACAAGCCAATTTTATAGCACTGAGTTTACTTGGAATATTGTTTATGCAATCTATTTTTTCGTTTTTTAGATTGTCTTTATTTGTGAATTTTACCGAAAACACTTTAGCTAATCTTCGCTTGGCATTGTATAGTAATTTGGTTAAACTTCCTATGTCATTCTTTTCTCAAAAACGTGTAGGTGAATTGAATAGCCGAATCAGTTCAGACATTACCCAAATTCAAGATACATTAACCTCTACAATTGCAGAGTTCCTAAGACAATTCATTCTTATTATTGGGGGTATCGCTTTATTGGCTACCGAAAGTTTCAAACTTACTTTATTAATGCTTTCTGTTGTTCCTTTGGTTGCAGTTGCAGCAGTTATATTTGGTCGATTTATAAGAAGTTATTCTAAAAAAGTACAAGACAAAGTAGCTGAAAGCCAAGTAATTGTTGAAGAAACTATGCAGGGAATTAGTATTGTAAAAGCATTTGCTAACGAATGGTACGAAATTGCTCGATATAAAACGCAGATAAAAGAAGTAATTCAAATTGCGATTAAAGGTGGTAAATACCGTGGCTACTTTGCTTCGTTCATTATATTTTGCCTTTTTGGTGCTATCGTGGCCGTGGTTTGGTATGGAGTTCAATTAAGCATCGCAGGCGAAATGAGCGTAGGTCAATTAATCTCGTTTGTTTTATATTCTACTTTCGTAGGGGCTTCTTTTGGTGGTATTGCCGAATTGTATGCACAAATTCAGAAAGCAATTGGTGCTACTGAACGTGTTTTTGAATTATTAGACGAAACTCCCGAAAAAATACAAGGTACAACAGCACACCAATCCATTGAAAAAATAAAAGGAAATGTCAATTTTAAAAATGTAGCCTTTAAATATCCTTCTAGAAAAGAAATGGAAGTGTTAAAAGACGTGAGTTTTACCGCTCAATTTGGACAAAAAATTGCTATTGTAGGTCCTAGTGGTGCTGGAAAATCTACAATAGCTTCTCTTTTATTGCGATTCTATTCTATCGCAGAAGGAAGTATCGAAATTGACAACAAAAATATTTACGATTACGATTTGGAACAATTACGTGGCAATATGAGTATTGTTCCTCAAGATGTTATTTTGTTTGGCGGAACCATTCGTGAAAACATTGCCTATGGTAAACCAAATGCTACTGAAGAAGAAATTTTAGCCGCAGCCCAACAAGCTAATGCCTACAATTTTATAGAAAGCTTCCCTGAAAAATTAGATACTATTGTTGGAGAAAGAGGTGTGAAATTATCGGGAGGTCAAAGACAACGCATTGCAATTGCAAGAGCCTTATTGAAAAATCCAAGTATATTAATATTAGACGAAGCCACTTCTTCATTAGACAGTGAAAGTGAAAAATTAGTTCAAGAAGCGCTCGAAATCTTGATGGAAGGAAGAACAAGTATCATTATCGCACACCGTTTATCAACCATTCGCTCAGCAGATCAAATTCTAGTATTAGACAAAGGTATAATTGCTGAAAAAGGTACTCATCAAGAATTAATAGCTTTAGATAATGGAATCTATAAAAATTTAAGTAATCTTCAATTTAGTAATTCATAA
- a CDS encoding proline dehydrogenase family protein, with product MENIFDNTQVAFALKCDTELDRAYFLFKMIDNEPLVRIGTAVTNFAIKANLPVEGLIRATVFDHFCGGINENDCLSVVDKMYTKGVSSVLDYSVEGKEEEAQFDAALAMTLKTIEFAKERQAIPFAVFKPTGLGRFDLYEKVGSKATLTSSEKEEWDRVVDRFDLVCKTAQYKDVSLLIDAEESWMQDAADDLVTQMMQKYNKEKAVVFNTLQMYRWDRLDYLKQLHEKAKQEGFFIGMKIVRGAYMEKENARAVEKGYPTPICASKEATDKNYDAAVLYMVEHIETMAIFAGTHNELSSYTLMNLMQERGIKTNDDRIWFGQLYGMSDNISYNLAAHRYNVAKYLPFGPVKDVMPYLIRRAEENTSVAGQTSRELSMIKAERSRRKSS from the coding sequence ATGGAAAATATATTCGATAACACACAAGTTGCATTTGCTTTAAAATGCGATACAGAGTTAGATAGGGCTTATTTTTTATTCAAAATGATTGACAATGAACCACTTGTTCGAATTGGAACAGCGGTTACTAATTTTGCTATCAAAGCTAATCTACCAGTGGAAGGTTTAATTAGAGCAACTGTTTTTGATCATTTTTGTGGAGGTATCAATGAGAATGATTGTCTATCAGTTGTCGATAAAATGTATACCAAAGGTGTTTCTTCGGTATTGGATTACTCAGTTGAAGGTAAAGAAGAGGAGGCGCAGTTTGACGCTGCCTTGGCTATGACCTTGAAAACTATTGAATTTGCCAAAGAACGTCAAGCCATTCCATTTGCTGTTTTTAAGCCAACAGGATTAGGACGATTTGATTTATATGAAAAAGTAGGGTCTAAAGCTACCTTAACATCTTCAGAAAAAGAAGAATGGGATAGAGTTGTGGATCGTTTTGATTTGGTTTGTAAAACCGCTCAATACAAAGACGTTTCCTTGTTAATTGATGCTGAAGAAAGTTGGATGCAAGATGCTGCAGATGATTTGGTTACCCAAATGATGCAAAAGTACAATAAAGAAAAAGCAGTAGTATTTAACACGCTTCAAATGTACCGTTGGGATCGTTTGGATTATTTGAAACAATTACACGAAAAAGCAAAACAAGAAGGTTTCTTCATCGGAATGAAAATAGTGCGTGGTGCTTATATGGAAAAGGAAAATGCTCGTGCAGTAGAGAAGGGTTATCCAACTCCAATTTGTGCTTCAAAAGAAGCCACTGATAAAAATTACGATGCAGCAGTTTTGTATATGGTAGAACATATTGAAACTATGGCAATTTTTGCTGGAACGCATAATGAATTGAGTTCGTATACTTTAATGAATTTAATGCAGGAAAGAGGAATTAAGACTAATGATGATCGAATTTGGTTCGGACAATTATACGGAATGAGTGATAATATTAGTTACAATTTAGCGGCTCACCGATACAATGTAGCCAAATATTTGCCTTTTGGTCCAGTTAAAGATGTGATGCCTTATTTAATTCGCCGTGCAGAAGAAAACACTTCTGTAGCTGGACAAACGAGTCGCGAATTGTCTATGATAAAAGCGGAGCGAAGTCGAAGAAAAAGTTCATAA
- the aroB gene encoding 3-dehydroquinate synthase — MQTIQANNYPVHFNEKAYEALNLHLQNNKYSNLFIITDSNTNEYCLHEFLPHVATELTIEIIEFEAGEINKNLDTCIEIWNVLTELGADRKSLIINLGGGVVTDLGGFVASTFKRGVDFINIPTTLLSMVDASVGGKTGVDLGNLKNQIGVINVPVMVLIDTQYLATVPQNEMRSGLAEMLKHGLIFDKNYWEQFLDISTIDFSDLDLLIHRSVVIKNEIVMQDPTEKHIRKALNFGHTLGHAIESYFLENENKKTLLHGEAIAAGMILESYISWQKELITELEYRQIKIAIKAIYELVQIEENDLQPIMDLLIHDKKNEYGTVQFALIDGIGAIKINQLVENELIISAFEDYKS, encoded by the coding sequence ATGCAGACGATTCAAGCCAACAATTATCCCGTACATTTCAATGAAAAAGCCTATGAAGCTTTAAATTTGCATTTGCAAAACAACAAGTATTCTAACCTATTCATTATCACAGATAGCAATACTAATGAATATTGTTTGCATGAATTTTTGCCTCATGTAGCAACAGAATTAACTATTGAAATTATTGAATTCGAAGCAGGTGAAATCAATAAAAATCTAGACACATGTATTGAAATTTGGAATGTTCTTACTGAGTTAGGTGCGGATAGAAAAAGTTTAATCATCAACTTAGGTGGCGGTGTTGTAACTGATTTAGGCGGATTTGTTGCTTCCACTTTTAAAAGAGGGGTTGATTTTATTAATATCCCAACTACACTTCTTTCTATGGTTGACGCATCTGTAGGCGGTAAAACAGGCGTTGATTTAGGAAATTTAAAAAACCAAATTGGAGTAATTAATGTTCCCGTAATGGTATTAATTGACACTCAATATCTAGCTACAGTGCCTCAAAACGAGATGCGTTCTGGGTTAGCTGAAATGCTGAAACACGGATTAATTTTTGATAAAAACTATTGGGAACAATTTCTTGATATTAGTACTATTGATTTTTCTGATTTAGATTTACTAATTCACCGTTCTGTCGTAATCAAAAACGAAATCGTAATGCAAGATCCAACGGAGAAACATATTCGTAAAGCCTTAAATTTTGGGCATACTTTAGGACATGCTATTGAAAGTTACTTTTTGGAAAACGAAAACAAAAAAACACTACTTCATGGCGAGGCGATTGCAGCGGGGATGATTTTAGAAAGTTATATTTCTTGGCAAAAAGAATTAATCACTGAACTAGAATACCGCCAAATTAAAATAGCAATAAAAGCGATATACGAACTAGTTCAAATTGAAGAAAATGACCTACAACCCATTATGGATTTATTAATTCATGACAAGAAAAATGAATATGGCACTGTACAATTCGCTTTAATTGATGGTATTGGCGCAATAAAAATCAACCAATTAGTTGAAAATGAATTGATTATTAGTGCTTTTGAAGACTATAAATCATAA
- a CDS encoding arginine decarboxylase, with translation MNTKYSDLINQTYYFPQEEFTLNKDNLQFHNIDLMKLVEQYGTPLKFTYLPQISNNINKAKSWFRKSMEKNKYDAKYFYCYCTKSSHFEYIMNEAFKNNIHIETSSAFDINIVENLLENGKINKSTYVICNGFKRDEYVSNIARLINTGHKNTIPIIDNFEELDLLQAQIKGKFKIGIRIAAEEEPKFEFYTSRLGIGYKNIVPFYKKEIKENKKLELKMLHFFINTGINDNAYYWNELVKCIKVYVALKKECPTLDGLNIGGGFPIKNSLTFEYDYQYMIDEIINQIKIACDEAEVAVPNIFTEFGSFTVGESGGAIYQILYQKQQNDREKWNMIDSSFITTLPDTWAINKRFIMLAVNRWNDTYERVLLGGLTCDSDDYYNSEQNMNAIYLPKYNKEKPLYIGFFNTGAYQETIGGYGGLHHCLIPQPKHILIDRDENGILATEVYSEQQTSDDVLKILGYKK, from the coding sequence ATGAATACAAAATATTCCGACTTAATAAACCAAACCTATTATTTCCCACAAGAAGAGTTTACTTTAAACAAAGACAATCTTCAATTTCACAATATTGATTTGATGAAATTAGTGGAACAATACGGAACTCCACTTAAATTTACTTATTTACCTCAAATTTCTAATAACATCAACAAGGCGAAGTCTTGGTTTAGAAAATCAATGGAAAAAAATAAGTACGATGCAAAATATTTCTATTGTTATTGTACTAAAAGCTCTCATTTTGAATACATTATGAATGAAGCTTTTAAAAACAATATTCATATTGAAACCTCTTCTGCTTTTGATATTAATATTGTTGAAAATCTTTTAGAAAACGGTAAAATCAACAAGAGTACCTATGTGATATGTAATGGTTTTAAAAGAGATGAATATGTTTCTAACATCGCTCGTTTAATCAATACAGGTCATAAAAATACTATTCCAATTATTGACAACTTCGAAGAATTGGATTTGCTACAAGCCCAAATTAAAGGGAAATTCAAAATTGGAATTCGTATTGCAGCTGAAGAAGAACCAAAATTTGAGTTCTACACTTCACGTTTAGGTATAGGTTACAAGAACATTGTCCCTTTTTACAAAAAAGAGATAAAAGAAAATAAAAAATTGGAACTTAAAATGTTGCACTTTTTTATTAATACAGGTATCAATGACAATGCTTATTATTGGAATGAATTAGTAAAATGTATCAAAGTTTATGTAGCTCTAAAAAAGGAGTGTCCTACTCTTGATGGATTAAATATTGGTGGTGGTTTTCCTATCAAAAATTCATTAACCTTTGAATACGATTACCAATACATGATTGACGAAATTATCAATCAAATTAAAATTGCTTGTGACGAAGCTGAAGTGGCGGTTCCAAATATATTTACTGAATTCGGTTCGTTCACTGTAGGTGAAAGTGGTGGTGCGATTTACCAAATTTTGTATCAAAAACAACAAAACGATAGAGAGAAATGGAATATGATTGATTCTTCTTTCATTACTACACTACCGGATACTTGGGCCATCAACAAACGTTTCATTATGTTAGCTGTCAATCGTTGGAATGATACGTATGAAAGAGTTTTATTAGGTGGTTTAACTTGTGATAGTGATGACTATTACAATTCAGAGCAAAATATGAATGCGATCTATTTGCCAAAATACAATAAAGAAAAACCGCTTTACATTGGTTTTTTCAACACAGGCGCGTACCAAGAAACTATTGGAGGTTACGGAGGATTGCACCATTGTTTGATTCCACAACCTAAACATATTTTGATAGATAGAGATGAAAACGGAATTTTAGCAACTGAAGTTTACTCAGAACAGCAAACTTCTGATGATGTTTTAAAAATTTTAGGATACAAAAAATAA
- a CDS encoding deoxyhypusine synthase family protein, producing MSKGPISQFIEKHYLHFNSASLVDAAKAYEQQLANGAKMMVSMAGAMSTAEIGKIFAEIIRQDKVQIISCTGANLEEDIMNLVAHSHYERVPNYRDLTPQDEWDLLERGLNRVTDTCIPEHEAFRRLQKHIYKIWKDADDKGERYFPHEFMYKMLLSGVLEEYYEIDLKDSWMYAAAEKNLPIIVPGWEDSTMGNIFASYVIKGDLKASTMKSGIEYMTFLADWYPKNSSNGIGFFQIGGGIAGDFPICVVPMLYQDMEMHDVPFWSYFCQISDSTTSYGSYSGAVPNEKITWGKLDIKTPKFIIESDATIVAPLIFAYLLDL from the coding sequence ATGAGTAAAGGACCGATTAGTCAATTTATTGAAAAACACTACCTGCATTTCAATTCAGCATCTTTAGTTGATGCAGCAAAAGCCTATGAGCAACAATTGGCAAACGGTGCCAAAATGATGGTGAGTATGGCTGGAGCTATGAGTACTGCAGAGATTGGTAAAATATTTGCAGAGATTATTCGCCAAGATAAAGTGCAAATTATTTCATGTACAGGAGCTAATCTTGAAGAAGACATCATGAACTTAGTTGCACATTCACATTACGAAAGAGTGCCTAATTATCGTGATTTGACTCCACAAGATGAGTGGGATTTGTTAGAGCGTGGATTAAATCGTGTAACGGATACATGTATTCCTGAACATGAAGCTTTCCGTCGCTTACAAAAACATATTTATAAAATTTGGAAGGACGCTGATGATAAAGGAGAACGTTATTTTCCTCATGAGTTCATGTACAAAATGTTACTTTCAGGTGTTCTTGAGGAATATTATGAAATTGACTTAAAAGATAGTTGGATGTATGCAGCGGCAGAGAAAAACTTACCTATAATTGTACCAGGTTGGGAAGATAGTACTATGGGTAATATTTTTGCTTCCTATGTAATTAAAGGAGACTTAAAAGCTTCAACTATGAAATCAGGTATTGAATACATGACTTTCTTAGCTGATTGGTATCCAAAGAATAGTTCTAACGGAATTGGATTTTTCCAAATTGGTGGAGGTATCGCAGGAGATTTCCCTATCTGTGTGGTTCCGATGTTATACCAAGATATGGAAATGCATGACGTTCCTTTTTGGAGTTATTTCTGCCAAATTTCAGATTCAACAACTAGTTATGGTTCCTATTCAGGAGCAGTTCCAAACGAGAAAATAACTTGGGGCAAATTAGACATTAAAACTCCCAAGTTCATTATTGAATCAGACGCTACAATTGTAGCTCCATTAATTTTTGCTTATTTATTAGACTTATAG